In Kordia antarctica, the following proteins share a genomic window:
- a CDS encoding exostosin domain-containing protein, whose amino-acid sequence MLNVYTDTNFIKTHSIGEKFPLIYALLFDERNEFTEVKNYYQLVDSIEEAEVAFLPFSWNYYLNNNLQSEAERFVNDCHTNNLKVLSYVSGDEGVMPTNKDVYVFRNSGYKSKKLPNQIAFPAFFKDPLVHYMEKSTHQVRIKDEKPVIGFVGQATPNLLKVAKDIGLIIYRNLKFHLGKTLNEPQQWFAAPFMRYKYLKRLEKNTKIETKIVYRQRYRAGVRKNRSVDRTTYEFYENINDSDYIFNLRGAGNFSVRFYQTLAMGRIPVLIDTDCLLPLEGIIDWTQHCIRIPQGKEHEMEQRLLEFHQNLTQEQFEHIQKENRKLWEEYLTLTTFFARIHDLIRNAEL is encoded by the coding sequence ATGCTCAACGTTTACACAGATACAAATTTTATAAAAACACATTCCATTGGAGAGAAGTTTCCATTGATTTATGCATTGCTATTTGATGAACGAAACGAGTTTACGGAAGTGAAAAATTATTATCAATTAGTTGATTCTATTGAGGAAGCCGAAGTTGCTTTTTTACCATTTTCATGGAATTATTACTTAAATAATAACTTGCAATCAGAGGCAGAACGTTTTGTAAATGACTGTCATACGAATAATTTAAAAGTATTAAGTTACGTTTCTGGAGATGAAGGCGTGATGCCTACAAATAAAGATGTATACGTTTTTAGAAATAGTGGTTATAAAAGTAAAAAGTTACCTAATCAGATTGCGTTTCCTGCTTTTTTTAAAGATCCATTGGTTCATTATATGGAGAAATCAACGCATCAAGTTCGTATAAAAGATGAAAAACCTGTGATCGGTTTTGTTGGGCAAGCAACGCCAAATTTGTTGAAAGTCGCAAAAGATATCGGATTAATCATCTATCGAAATTTAAAATTTCATTTAGGAAAAACGCTTAACGAACCGCAACAATGGTTTGCCGCGCCGTTTATGCGCTATAAATATTTGAAGCGATTAGAGAAAAATACAAAGATTGAAACGAAAATTGTTTACAGACAACGATATCGAGCTGGCGTACGAAAAAATCGTTCCGTAGATAGGACTACGTATGAGTTTTATGAAAATATAAACGATTCCGATTATATTTTCAATTTGCGTGGCGCAGGAAATTTTTCAGTTCGTTTTTATCAAACGTTGGCTATGGGAAGAATTCCTGTGTTGATTGATACTGATTGTTTGTTGCCACTAGAAGGAATCATTGATTGGACACAACATTGCATTCGCATTCCGCAAGGAAAGGAACACGAAATGGAACAGCGATTGTTGGAATTTCATCAAAATTTAACTCAAGAGCAATTTGAACACATTCAAAAAGAAAATAGAAAGTTATGGGAAGAATATTTAACGTTGACGACGTTCTTTGCTCGGATTCATGATCTTATAAGAAATGCTGAATTATAA
- a CDS encoding glycosyltransferase family 4 protein — MNFLIITHVLHAKKKAEFFAYAPYVKEMNLWLKYVDNVTIVAPLLPNKEIRPIDIAYEHDQIDFRPIPAFNLLSIKSSLKTLLVLPIIFFRIIGAMRKANHIHLRCPGNIGLLGCVAQIFFPSKTKTAKYAGNWDPNSKQPLSYRLQKRILSTTFLTKNMSVLVYGNWKNQTKNIKSFFTATYRNTDKEAVSIRKFDGIVKFSFVGSLSKGKRPLLAVQTISELKKRTYNVRLDIYGDGAMRNELESYIEKNKLQEYITLHGNVVAESIKEVHKTAHFTILPSKSEGWPKVVAEAMFWGSLPIVTKISCIPYMLDEGNRGILIEPTVESAVAEIENVLQSEEKYQQKVESAIAWSRVYTLDTFEEELKSLL; from the coding sequence ATGAATTTTTTAATTATTACACATGTGTTACATGCCAAAAAAAAGGCAGAATTCTTTGCATACGCGCCGTATGTGAAGGAAATGAACTTGTGGTTAAAGTACGTGGATAATGTCACAATTGTTGCGCCATTATTGCCAAACAAAGAAATTCGCCCAATAGATATTGCCTATGAACACGATCAAATTGATTTTAGACCAATTCCTGCTTTTAACTTGTTAAGTATCAAGTCTAGCTTGAAGACGCTTTTGGTGTTGCCAATTATATTTTTTAGAATTATTGGTGCTATGCGAAAAGCAAATCATATTCATTTGCGTTGTCCTGGAAATATTGGTTTGCTTGGTTGTGTGGCACAAATTTTCTTTCCATCGAAGACAAAAACGGCGAAATACGCAGGAAATTGGGATCCAAATAGTAAACAACCTTTGAGTTATCGGTTGCAAAAACGAATTTTATCAACTACATTTTTGACTAAAAATATGAGCGTTTTAGTGTATGGTAATTGGAAGAATCAAACAAAAAATATCAAATCATTTTTTACGGCAACCTACAGAAATACTGACAAAGAAGCGGTTTCTATTCGTAAATTTGATGGAATTGTAAAGTTTAGTTTTGTCGGTTCGTTATCAAAAGGAAAACGTCCATTATTGGCGGTTCAAACCATTTCTGAACTGAAAAAACGTACTTATAATGTACGATTGGACATTTATGGCGATGGCGCGATGCGAAACGAATTGGAAAGCTATATAGAAAAAAATAAATTACAAGAATACATTACATTGCACGGAAATGTAGTTGCCGAATCTATTAAAGAAGTTCATAAAACGGCTCATTTTACGATTTTGCCATCAAAATCGGAAGGTTGGCCAAAAGTGGTTGCAGAAGCCATGTTTTGGGGAAGTTTGCCAATTGTAACCAAAATTTCGTGTATTCCATATATGTTGGACGAAGGAAATCGCGGAATTTTGATTGAACCAACGGTGGAAAGCGCAGTTGCAGAAATTGAAAATGTGTTGCAATCGGAAGAAAAATATCAACAAAAAGTTGAAAGTGCAATTGCGTGGAGTCGCGTGTATACATTGGATACTTTTGAAGAAGAACTAAAATCATTGTTATAA
- a CDS encoding FkbM family methyltransferase codes for MSLLKKIYKILPSKGLKEALKEVYFNCIRKEKFKRKNDAYSTTFFGKIEVVTKLPMYYVVKDINRYETFYTVKKDDIVIDAGANHAYLSIYYGKKVGSAGKVYAFEPDKINIVEMEANMALNTDVENIQIQEELIWNENTKLEFFEAGTVSSSIHYKPENAKAILKDAITIDSFQKREQLARLDFVKMDIEGAEIEAMDGLVDVLEKFKPNFAIASYHWVNEEQTYKKVEAFFAAKNYPYKTVFYKDGEVITFAGNSVA; via the coding sequence ATGAGTTTACTCAAAAAAATATATAAAATATTGCCATCTAAAGGATTGAAAGAAGCACTCAAAGAAGTGTATTTCAATTGCATCCGAAAGGAGAAATTCAAACGAAAAAACGATGCGTATTCAACAACGTTTTTTGGCAAAATTGAAGTTGTCACAAAACTTCCGATGTATTATGTTGTAAAGGATATCAATAGATACGAGACGTTTTACACCGTAAAAAAAGATGATATTGTTATAGATGCAGGCGCAAATCATGCGTATTTATCAATTTATTATGGAAAAAAAGTTGGTTCCGCAGGAAAAGTATATGCTTTTGAACCTGACAAGATTAATATTGTTGAAATGGAAGCGAATATGGCATTAAATACTGATGTAGAAAATATTCAGATTCAAGAAGAATTGATTTGGAATGAAAACACAAAATTAGAGTTTTTTGAAGCAGGAACTGTTTCTTCCTCAATTCATTACAAACCCGAAAATGCCAAAGCTATTTTAAAAGATGCCATTACAATTGATAGTTTCCAAAAACGTGAACAATTAGCGCGTTTAGATTTTGTCAAAATGGACATTGAAGGTGCAGAAATTGAAGCTATGGATGGATTGGTTGACGTTTTAGAAAAATTTAAACCAAACTTTGCCATCGCAAGTTATCATTGGGTTAATGAAGAACAAACTTATAAGAAAGTTGAAGCTTTCTTTGCCGCAAAAAACTATCCGTACAAAACGGTTTTTTATAAAGATGGAGAAGTCATAACCTTTGCAGGAAATAGCGTTGCCTAA
- a CDS encoding glycosyltransferase family 2 protein: protein MKFSLIICTYMRPKPLQTLLQSVTEQNLYPDEILIVDGSTNDETDQLLQQHSFKNLIYFKVEDSERGLTKQRNFGIRNVAETSEIVCFLDDDTILDKTYFENLIKTYKIHPNALGVGGYITNEIVWTKISDDNQPTSKSFQYDGWFRKESLRFRLRKKFGLLDDTKPCIMPTFAHGRAVGFLPPSGKTYPVEVFMGGVSSFKKSVFETINFSTYFDGYGLYEDTDFTLRASKFGALYVNTSAQLEHHHNASGRPNQYSYGKMVVKNGWYVWRVKYPNPTLKARIKWNVTTLFLAFLRLTNIFTQPNKMEAFTEAIGRIVAWFQLWFQKPQIIR from the coding sequence ATGAAATTCAGTCTCATCATTTGTACATACATGCGCCCGAAACCATTGCAAACACTCTTGCAATCGGTTACGGAACAAAATTTGTATCCTGATGAAATTTTGATTGTCGATGGTTCTACAAATGATGAAACTGATCAACTATTGCAGCAGCATTCATTCAAAAATCTAATCTATTTTAAAGTAGAAGATTCTGAAAGAGGTTTGACGAAACAGCGCAACTTCGGAATCAGAAATGTTGCTGAAACGAGCGAAATTGTATGTTTTTTGGATGATGATACTATTTTAGATAAAACGTATTTTGAAAATTTAATCAAAACCTATAAAATCCATCCGAATGCTTTAGGCGTTGGCGGTTATATTACGAATGAAATTGTTTGGACAAAAATCTCAGATGATAACCAACCAACTTCGAAATCATTTCAATATGATGGTTGGTTTCGAAAAGAATCTTTACGTTTCCGATTGCGCAAAAAATTTGGATTATTAGATGATACAAAACCGTGTATTATGCCAACATTTGCACATGGAAGAGCTGTCGGATTTTTGCCGCCATCTGGAAAGACATATCCTGTGGAAGTCTTTATGGGCGGCGTTTCATCATTCAAAAAAAGTGTTTTCGAAACGATTAATTTTTCAACGTATTTTGATGGTTACGGTTTATACGAAGACACTGATTTTACGTTACGTGCGTCCAAATTTGGAGCGTTATATGTGAACACTTCGGCGCAATTAGAACATCACCATAATGCTTCTGGTCGTCCAAATCAATATAGTTACGGTAAAATGGTTGTCAAAAATGGTTGGTACGTTTGGCGTGTAAAATATCCGAATCCGACACTAAAAGCACGAATAAAATGGAATGTAACCACTTTGTTCTTGGCGTTTCTCAGATTAACAAATATATTTACCCAGCCAAATAAAATGGAAGCATTTACAGAAGCTATTGGTAGAATAGTTGCGTGGTTTCAATTATGGTTCCAAAAACCTCAAATAATACGATGA
- a CDS encoding FkbM family methyltransferase: MIKKVLKKLKKRRKKFQSHPLMNGNGNGALFRYIKFNAIQTIKPKTRIYNWIHGLKFFARKGDAGIVSNIYIKLADYEDSMFLINHLHENDLFVDIGANVGHFTLLASGVSKARTIAIEPIPNTYEKLLKNVALNNLEEKVNCLNIGLGEEKGELKFTKGYDVMNRVALENEDVPTISIPIQKLDEVLKNEQPTFLKIDVEGFEYYVLKGAMETLQKESLKYILLEFNNSGDKFGISDQKVFDFVTSYGFKPLSYDVEKKEITLETTFRTDKFNTIFIRS; the protein is encoded by the coding sequence ATGATTAAAAAAGTACTCAAAAAGCTTAAAAAACGGCGTAAAAAGTTCCAAAGTCATCCATTAATGAACGGAAATGGCAATGGCGCATTATTTCGATATATAAAATTTAATGCGATTCAAACTATAAAACCTAAGACAAGAATTTACAATTGGATTCACGGTTTAAAATTCTTTGCTAGAAAAGGTGACGCAGGAATCGTATCTAATATTTACATAAAACTCGCTGATTACGAGGATTCTATGTTTTTGATTAATCATTTACATGAGAATGATCTTTTTGTAGATATTGGCGCAAATGTGGGACATTTTACGTTATTAGCTTCAGGTGTTTCCAAAGCAAGAACAATTGCGATTGAGCCAATTCCGAATACGTATGAAAAGCTATTAAAAAATGTAGCTTTAAATAATTTAGAAGAAAAAGTAAACTGTTTAAATATTGGTTTGGGCGAAGAAAAAGGCGAACTAAAATTTACAAAAGGCTACGATGTCATGAATAGAGTAGCGCTTGAAAATGAAGATGTTCCGACAATTTCGATTCCTATTCAAAAATTGGATGAAGTATTAAAAAACGAGCAACCAACATTCTTAAAAATTGACGTGGAAGGCTTTGAATATTATGTTTTAAAAGGCGCAATGGAAACTTTACAAAAAGAATCGTTAAAGTATATATTATTAGAATTCAATAATTCTGGCGATAAATTCGGAATATCAGATCAAAAAGTATTCGATTTTGTAACTTCTTACGGATTCAAACCACTTTCGTATGATGTTGAAAAAAAAGAAATCACACTAGAAACCACATTTCGTACTGATAAATTCAACACTATATTCATTAGATCGTAA
- a CDS encoding glycosyltransferase family 4 protein, whose amino-acid sequence MHIGFLLPEYPHEKLPKSAGIGTSTQNLIKALIDNEIKITIFTYFQDIEEVFQDGEITIHKIKLRKYPLLTWKLNEGIIEKYINKIIKKDKIDVLEVVDWTGISANMNFNIPQVMRLHGSDTFFCHLEDREIKKANFNREKNAFQKADKIIAVSQFVAEKTNALFFESKQITVIPNGIYVDDFQPEISKRKEGVVLYFGTLIRKKGIFELAYIFNKLIQKNKNCSLLLVGNDAIDATEQRSTWELFQEKVSKKALAKVNYIGTVNYDKMKELINEASVCVFPSLAESFGMVTIEAMALEKPFVNTDYPWAHEIVVDGETGFLANPKSHQEFAKKINILLTDEKLASTMAKNARKEALKRFNITEIATQNIKVYTSLISKND is encoded by the coding sequence ATGCATATTGGTTTCCTACTTCCCGAATATCCACACGAAAAACTTCCGAAATCAGCGGGAATAGGAACGAGTACTCAAAACTTAATCAAAGCGTTGATTGACAACGAAATAAAGATCACTATTTTTACATATTTTCAAGATATTGAAGAAGTATTTCAAGATGGAGAAATTACAATTCATAAAATAAAACTGCGCAAATATCCTTTGTTGACATGGAAACTCAACGAAGGAATCATAGAAAAATACATCAACAAAATCATCAAGAAAGATAAAATCGATGTGTTGGAAGTTGTAGATTGGACAGGAATTTCAGCAAATATGAATTTTAACATTCCGCAAGTGATGCGATTGCACGGTAGTGATACATTTTTCTGTCATTTAGAAGATCGAGAAATCAAAAAAGCAAATTTCAATCGTGAAAAAAATGCATTTCAAAAAGCAGACAAAATCATTGCGGTAAGTCAGTTTGTAGCAGAAAAAACAAACGCGTTATTCTTTGAAAGTAAACAGATTACAGTTATTCCAAATGGAATTTATGTAGATGATTTCCAGCCAGAAATTTCAAAACGAAAAGAAGGAGTTGTGTTATATTTTGGAACTCTAATTCGTAAAAAAGGAATCTTCGAGTTGGCGTATATTTTCAATAAATTGATTCAAAAAAACAAAAATTGTAGCTTGTTATTGGTTGGAAATGATGCAATTGACGCAACAGAACAGCGTTCTACTTGGGAACTATTTCAAGAAAAAGTATCGAAAAAAGCGTTAGCAAAAGTAAATTATATCGGAACAGTCAATTATGACAAAATGAAGGAATTGATTAACGAAGCAAGTGTTTGCGTTTTTCCTTCGTTGGCAGAATCGTTCGGAATGGTTACGATTGAAGCAATGGCGTTAGAAAAACCATTCGTAAATACTGATTATCCTTGGGCGCATGAAATTGTAGTTGATGGAGAAACTGGTTTTTTGGCGAATCCAAAATCACATCAAGAATTTGCTAAAAAAATAAATATTTTGTTGACAGATGAAAAATTAGCTTCAACAATGGCAAAAAATGCCCGAAAAGAAGCTCTTAAAAGATTCAATATTACAGAAATTGCAACGCAAAATATAAAAGTGTACACATCACTAATTTCAAAGAATGATTAA
- a CDS encoding glycosyltransferase family 28 protein produces MRKKIISIFVGYQSFENHYASDFFDIPQEFDMLVWHQVKSSALEKLPNSIKTKQLPSFDYNGKTDFLRYLKAKATLRYNDKVQAKKNHLLYRVSPGKSNFKKKLKFGLINLLSKFYASKKGIQKLEDTFFKQTRTSQYYKDCFAYLKTEKPDGMYCSHQVSSLSLAPVLAARDLEIPVISFIHSWDNLPKGNKMLKADHYFVWSDYMKAEIQQYYPNEIKKNNITITGTPQFVCYTKPEYLIPKELFYKAYNIPKGKKLLCFSGNFTSIGMDDPLYLKDLAEAVKSHNQINTEKFHVVLRVNPADYNEGFIPILQHYKDVITEVIPTWNHDENPLPESYKVNSNIGVLYSTLYYSSAIFNIGSTMALDAILLGKTAYYCYYEQANGHKDFDIDRLYNFVHFKTFDTHKKAVHMVRSAKDLTQILQEFDTLEQQNRDERQKWAESIAQYPLENVKECMHTAIKKLLN; encoded by the coding sequence ATGCGAAAAAAGATAATTTCCATATTTGTTGGATATCAAAGTTTTGAAAATCATTATGCAAGTGATTTCTTTGACATTCCACAAGAATTTGACATGTTGGTTTGGCACCAAGTGAAATCGTCAGCACTGGAAAAATTACCAAATTCTATTAAAACAAAACAACTGCCAAGCTTTGATTACAATGGGAAAACGGACTTTTTACGCTATCTAAAAGCAAAAGCAACTTTACGTTATAATGATAAAGTTCAAGCAAAAAAAAATCATTTATTATATAGAGTCTCACCAGGAAAGAGCAATTTCAAAAAGAAGTTGAAATTTGGTTTAATTAACTTATTATCAAAATTTTACGCTTCTAAAAAAGGAATTCAGAAGTTAGAAGATACTTTTTTCAAACAAACCCGAACTTCTCAATATTACAAAGACTGTTTCGCGTATTTAAAAACTGAAAAGCCTGATGGAATGTATTGTTCACATCAAGTATCAAGTTTATCGCTTGCGCCAGTATTAGCGGCGCGTGACTTGGAAATTCCAGTTATAAGTTTTATACATTCTTGGGATAATCTTCCGAAAGGAAATAAAATGCTAAAAGCCGATCATTATTTTGTTTGGAGCGATTATATGAAAGCCGAAATACAGCAATATTATCCAAATGAGATAAAGAAAAATAATATTACAATTACAGGAACACCGCAATTTGTATGTTATACGAAACCTGAATATTTGATTCCAAAAGAGTTATTTTACAAAGCATACAACATACCAAAAGGCAAAAAATTACTCTGTTTTTCGGGAAATTTCACCTCAATCGGAATGGACGATCCGTTATATTTAAAAGATCTAGCGGAAGCGGTAAAATCTCATAATCAAATTAATACAGAAAAATTTCATGTGGTTTTGCGCGTAAATCCAGCAGATTACAATGAAGGTTTTATTCCTATTTTACAACACTATAAAGATGTCATTACGGAAGTCATTCCAACATGGAATCACGATGAAAATCCGTTGCCAGAAAGTTACAAGGTAAATTCGAATATTGGCGTTTTATACAGTACATTATATTACAGTAGCGCGATTTTCAATATAGGTTCTACAATGGCGCTTGACGCGATTTTACTCGGAAAAACAGCATATTATTGTTATTATGAACAAGCAAACGGACACAAAGATTTTGATATAGATCGTTTGTATAATTTTGTACATTTCAAAACATTTGATACACACAAAAAAGCGGTTCATATGGTACGATCTGCAAAGGATTTGACACAAATTTTACAAGAATTTGATACCTTAGAACAACAAAATCGTGATGAACGACAGAAATGGGCAGAAAGTATTGCGCAATATCCATTAGAAAATGTGAAAGAATGCATGCATACTGCCATTAAAAAGCTACTGAATTAA
- a CDS encoding acylneuraminate cytidylyltransferase family protein, with translation MKILAIIPARGGSKGVPGKNKKLLHGKPLIQYSIDAALQSNYITEVVVTTDDEEIITISKSLGANVPFVRPKHLAEDTTPTLPVIQHAISYFETEGKQFDAICLLQPTSPFRPKGFLDKALETFLEKQTDSLVSVLEVPHEYNPHWTFEPNKNGTLDIATGEKNIIPRRQELPKAYHRDGSIYITKTNIIQEENSLYGNSIAYIISDAAYYVNIDTQQDWQKATALAKTIQL, from the coding sequence ATGAAAATTTTAGCAATTATACCGGCAAGAGGCGGAAGCAAAGGTGTTCCTGGGAAAAACAAGAAATTACTTCATGGAAAACCGTTAATTCAATACAGTATTGACGCGGCGTTGCAATCCAACTATATCACGGAAGTTGTTGTGACGACGGACGATGAAGAAATTATTACTATTTCTAAGTCGCTTGGCGCGAATGTACCCTTTGTACGACCAAAACACTTGGCGGAAGACACAACGCCAACATTGCCAGTCATTCAACACGCAATTTCATACTTTGAAACGGAAGGAAAACAGTTTGATGCGATATGTTTATTACAACCAACAAGTCCATTTCGACCAAAAGGATTCTTAGACAAAGCACTGGAAACATTCCTAGAAAAACAAACCGATTCGTTGGTTTCAGTATTAGAAGTTCCGCATGAATACAATCCACATTGGACGTTTGAACCAAATAAAAATGGTACATTAGACATTGCAACTGGCGAAAAAAATATCATTCCAAGACGACAAGAATTGCCGAAAGCGTATCACAGAGACGGAAGTATTTACATTACCAAAACGAATATTATCCAAGAAGAAAATTCATTATATGGAAATTCGATAGCATATATAATTTCTGATGCTGCATATTACGTAAACATTGACACGCAACAAGATTGGCAAAAAGCCACAGCATTAGCTAAAACAATACAATTGTGA
- the neuC gene encoding UDP-N-acetylglucosamine 2-epimerase codes for MNKRKICAVITARPSYSRIKTALKAIQEHPELELQLVVAGSALLGRYGNAVNVIEKDGFKIDEKVFMVLEGENPMAMAKTTGLGVMELSNVFYNLKPDAVITIADRFETIATSIAAAYQNIPLVHIQGGEVTGNIDEKVRHANTKLADLHLVASEDAKDRVVKLGENPEYVINTGCPSIDIAKEVLANTNHNFNPIEKYGGVGADLDISNGYLVVMQHPETNRYKSAREDVLCTLKAIHELNIPTFWFWPNVDAGSDGTSSGIRHFREVNDPENIRFFKNMEPSDFLHLLKNSDCLIGNSSVGIRECSFIGVPTVNIGNRQNRRERGKNVVDVDYDTELIKKAIHERIAQKGRLSEEIYGDGNSGKRIAEALANTKLIAYKTIMY; via the coding sequence ATGAACAAACGAAAAATATGTGCTGTAATTACCGCACGACCATCATACAGTAGAATCAAAACGGCACTAAAAGCCATTCAAGAACATCCTGAACTCGAACTGCAATTAGTTGTGGCAGGTTCCGCATTATTAGGTCGTTACGGAAATGCAGTCAATGTTATTGAAAAAGACGGTTTTAAGATTGATGAAAAAGTATTCATGGTTTTAGAAGGCGAAAATCCAATGGCAATGGCAAAAACGACAGGTTTAGGTGTTATGGAACTTTCAAACGTATTCTATAACCTAAAACCTGATGCTGTGATCACAATTGCAGATCGTTTCGAAACCATTGCAACGAGTATTGCGGCGGCATATCAAAACATTCCGTTAGTACACATTCAAGGTGGAGAAGTAACAGGAAACATTGATGAAAAAGTACGTCATGCAAATACGAAATTAGCTGATTTACACTTAGTTGCTTCGGAAGATGCAAAAGACAGAGTTGTGAAATTGGGTGAAAATCCTGAATATGTTATCAACACAGGTTGTCCGTCAATTGACATTGCAAAAGAAGTTTTAGCAAATACGAATCATAACTTCAATCCGATTGAAAAATATGGCGGTGTTGGAGCTGATTTAGACATTTCTAACGGATATTTAGTCGTCATGCAACATCCTGAAACAAATCGGTACAAATCGGCGCGAGAAGACGTATTATGTACGCTAAAAGCGATTCATGAGCTAAACATTCCAACGTTTTGGTTTTGGCCAAACGTAGATGCAGGTTCGGATGGAACTTCGAGCGGAATTCGTCATTTTAGAGAAGTAAACGATCCAGAAAACATTCGTTTTTTCAAAAACATGGAACCGAGTGACTTTTTACACTTACTCAAAAATAGCGACTGTCTCATAGGAAACTCAAGTGTTGGAATTCGTGAATGTTCATTTATTGGTGTACCAACGGTGAACATAGGAAATCGTCAAAACAGGCGTGAACGTGGGAAAAACGTGGTTGATGTCGATTACGATACAGAATTAATCAAAAAAGCAATTCATGAACGAATTGCCCAAAAAGGAAGACTTTCAGAGGAAATTTATGGCGATGGAAACTCCGGAAAACGCATTGCGGAAGCATTGGCAAACACAAAATTAATTGCGTACAAAACAATCATGTACTAA
- a CDS encoding four helix bundle protein, translating to MKSYKDLDVYNTAFNLAIKVHKMSLELPKYELYEQGSQIRRSSKSIKDNIVEGYGRRKYKADFIKFLVYAHASLLECLSQLQMIDELYEIKEVKLLI from the coding sequence ATGAAATCGTATAAAGATTTAGATGTATATAATACCGCTTTTAATTTGGCAATAAAAGTGCATAAAATGTCTTTAGAATTGCCAAAATATGAATTATACGAACAAGGAAGTCAAATACGGCGTTCTTCAAAAAGCATAAAAGATAATATTGTTGAAGGTTATGGAAGAAGAAAATACAAAGCAGATTTCATCAAATTTCTAGTATATGCACATGCGTCTCTGTTGGAATGTCTCTCTCAATTACAAATGATAGATGAATTATATGAAATTAAAGAAGTCAAATTATTAATATAA
- a CDS encoding N-acetylneuraminate synthase family protein, whose translation MKKTYIIAEIGQAHDGSLGMAHAYIDAVAKTGANAIKFQTHIAAAESSIHEPFRVKFSKQDATRYEYWQRMEFSLEQWITLKTHCDEVGLDFISSPFSNAAVDLLEEIGVKLYKVGSGEVNNFLLLEKIANTGKPIIISSGMSSFEELDETVAFLKEKKCEFSILQCTTSYPTAPKQFGLNVIQELKERYQVSVGFSDHSSGIEAGIAAVTLGAEILEFHVVFDKEMFGPDAKSSLTFPETAQLVKAVRNIDEALNHPIDKKDNSQFSELKQIFEKSLAINKNLSKGHILTFNDLEAKKPKNYGILASKFQEVIGKKLIKEMKQWDFLNESDVS comes from the coding sequence ATGAAAAAAACCTACATCATCGCAGAAATCGGGCAAGCACATGACGGAAGTCTCGGAATGGCGCATGCGTACATTGATGCTGTGGCAAAAACGGGCGCAAATGCGATCAAATTTCAAACGCATATCGCTGCTGCGGAAAGTAGTATTCATGAACCGTTTAGAGTTAAATTTTCTAAGCAAGATGCCACACGCTACGAATATTGGCAGCGTATGGAATTTTCGTTGGAACAATGGATAACGTTGAAAACACATTGTGATGAAGTTGGTTTGGACTTTATTTCGTCACCATTTAGCAATGCGGCTGTCGATTTATTGGAAGAAATTGGTGTAAAATTATACAAAGTTGGTTCGGGAGAAGTCAATAACTTTCTATTATTGGAAAAAATTGCAAATACGGGAAAACCAATTATCATTTCTTCTGGAATGAGTTCATTTGAAGAATTGGATGAAACTGTGGCTTTTCTCAAAGAAAAAAAATGTGAATTTTCTATACTACAATGCACAACTTCGTATCCGACAGCGCCAAAACAGTTTGGATTAAACGTGATTCAAGAACTAAAAGAACGGTATCAAGTTTCTGTTGGATTCTCGGATCATTCCTCTGGAATCGAAGCAGGAATTGCGGCTGTGACGCTTGGCGCAGAAATCTTAGAATTTCATGTCGTATTTGATAAAGAAATGTTTGGTCCAGATGCAAAATCATCATTGACGTTTCCAGAAACTGCACAATTGGTTAAAGCTGTCAGAAACATTGACGAAGCGTTGAATCATCCAATAGATAAAAAAGACAATTCGCAATTTTCGGAACTCAAACAAATATTTGAAAAATCGTTAGCAATCAATAAAAATTTATCAAAAGGACATATCTTAACATTCAATGATTTAGAAGCGAAAAAGCCAAAGAATTACGGCATCTTAGCGTCAAAATTTCAAGAAGTTATCGGAAAGAAGCTTATTAAAGAAATGAAACAGTGGGATTTTTTGAATGAAAGTGATGTTTCTTAG